Proteins encoded together in one Saccopteryx leptura isolate mSacLep1 chromosome 7, mSacLep1_pri_phased_curated, whole genome shotgun sequence window:
- the LOC136378646 gene encoding otospiralin codes for MQLGKMKSCLLPGVALCLLLGPLAGAKPVQDEADPYAELPAMPYWPFSTSDFWNYVQYFQTLGAYPQIEDMARTFFAHFPLGTTLGFHVPYQED; via the exons atgcaacTGGGGAAGATGAAGAGCTGCCTGCTTCCCGGGGTGGCCCTCTGCCTCCTGCTGGGGCCTCTGGCAG GGGCCAAGCCTGTGCAGGACGAGGCAG ACCCCTACGCCGAGCTGCCGGCCATGCCCTACTGGCCCTTCTCCACCTCGGACTTCTGGAACTACGTGCAGTACTTCCAGACGCTGGGGGCCTACCCCCAGATCGAGGACATGGCCCGCACCTTCTTTGCTCACTTCCCCCTGGGGACCACGCTGGGCTTCCACGTCCCCTACCAGGAGGACTAA
- the LOC136378473 gene encoding COP9 signalosome complex subunit 9 — protein MKPAVDEMFPEGAGPYVDLDEAGGSTGLLMDLAANEKAVHADFFNDFEDLFDDDDIQ, from the exons ATGAAGCCGGCGGTGGACGAGATGTTCCCCGAGGGTGCTGGGCCCTACGTGGATCTGGACGAG GCCGGAGGCAGCACCGGGCTCCTGATGGACTTGGCAGCCAATGAAAAGGCCGTTCACGCGGACTTCTTTAATG ATTTTGAAGACCTCTTCGATGACGATGACATCCAGTGA